A section of the Thermogemmatispora onikobensis genome encodes:
- a CDS encoding APC family permease: protein MNSFASPLAPEQRPSAGDRAQLESRPVLPSEHFPLGRLPRVLRPRDLTVLCLFAVLLINNVQTVGAAGGGGLLYWTLGFLCFLVPSALVCAQLYRLFPGEGAVYLWANRAFGNFWDTFLGFFCNWWPGAIGLTVEAEAAVASIQGLKSDWLTLPWEQGVAAILILLAAQLLCALGQKQLQRILNVALVAYALMFGLVGLAGLGWLLSGQPLRGDFSAQSWQLSPSSLPVLAIVTVALLGIAVPLNMGGEVVDSQRSERYLLWGTLIIIAGYLLATFGVLAVLSPAELKEPGFVSVLFSHVFGDEVGYIISDCYYLTMFFYFICATAAYNAMFARLLFVAGLDRRLPRALARLNASGVPFNAMLLQTAMNIIFLIIIFFIAPAAPNQELALAVFLVVINGASVIWDIAMISLFLSGILLCGRFGRQLRQRWVVPPPLFYLATVLGIALTGVAIGCTFFAGSPVPEVLSNEDWGFWVLLFVLASLTVGAIYSFLVPEAEDLAALLPVPSSGPTVGAPLAASSLEHMASPAGSVPGALTGGPGEGRPLQGGISHQSEPSPWPRPGSLPGPGGWRP, encoded by the coding sequence ATGAACTCGTTTGCATCTCCGCTAGCGCCCGAGCAGCGCCCATCTGCTGGAGATCGAGCGCAGCTGGAAAGTCGCCCTGTCTTGCCGAGCGAGCATTTCCCGCTGGGGCGCTTGCCGCGCGTCCTCCGTCCGCGAGATCTGACGGTGCTCTGTCTATTCGCTGTGCTTCTCATTAACAATGTCCAGACGGTTGGGGCGGCGGGAGGGGGGGGCCTGCTGTACTGGACGCTGGGGTTTCTCTGCTTTCTCGTTCCCTCAGCGCTAGTCTGTGCTCAGCTCTATCGCCTCTTTCCCGGCGAAGGGGCGGTTTACTTATGGGCGAATCGGGCCTTTGGCAATTTCTGGGACACCTTTCTAGGCTTTTTCTGCAACTGGTGGCCGGGGGCCATTGGTTTAACTGTGGAGGCTGAAGCTGCCGTCGCCAGCATTCAGGGACTCAAGAGCGACTGGCTCACGCTGCCCTGGGAGCAGGGAGTGGCGGCGATCCTGATCTTGCTGGCAGCGCAGTTGCTCTGTGCTCTCGGCCAGAAGCAACTGCAGCGCATCTTGAACGTTGCCCTCGTTGCCTATGCCCTCATGTTCGGACTTGTGGGCCTGGCTGGCCTCGGGTGGCTGCTGAGTGGTCAGCCGCTGCGCGGAGACTTCTCGGCCCAGTCCTGGCAGCTCAGCCCCTCTAGCCTGCCGGTGCTGGCCATCGTCACCGTCGCCTTACTAGGGATAGCTGTGCCCTTGAATATGGGGGGCGAGGTCGTGGACTCGCAGCGCAGTGAGCGTTACCTCCTGTGGGGAACGCTCATCATTATCGCAGGCTACCTCTTGGCCACCTTTGGCGTTCTGGCCGTCCTTTCTCCCGCGGAGCTGAAAGAGCCGGGCTTCGTCTCTGTGCTCTTCAGCCATGTTTTTGGTGATGAGGTCGGCTATATTATTTCAGATTGCTATTATCTTACAATGTTCTTCTATTTCATTTGTGCAACAGCGGCCTACAATGCCATGTTCGCGCGTCTGCTCTTCGTCGCGGGCCTGGATCGGCGCTTGCCTCGTGCTCTGGCGCGTCTCAACGCCAGCGGGGTGCCTTTCAATGCCATGTTGTTGCAGACAGCCATGAATATAATCTTTCTTATTATCATATTCTTTATTGCTCCTGCAGCGCCTAACCAGGAGTTAGCCCTCGCCGTCTTCCTGGTCGTCATTAATGGGGCCTCGGTCATCTGGGACATAGCGATGATCAGTCTCTTCCTCAGCGGCATTCTCCTCTGTGGTCGTTTCGGTCGACAGCTGCGCCAGCGCTGGGTGGTGCCGCCGCCGCTTTTTTACCTGGCTACTGTGCTTGGGATCGCCCTGACTGGTGTCGCCATCGGTTGTACCTTTTTCGCTGGGTCGCCAGTACCGGAGGTCTTGAGCAACGAAGACTGGGGCTTCTGGGTTTTGCTCTTTGTGCTGGCCAGCCTGACGGTGGGAGCGATCTACAGCTTTCTGGTGCCGGAGGCGGAGGACCTGGCGGCCCTCTTGCCAGTGCCGTCGAGCGGCCCGACAGTTGGGGCACCGCTGGCGGCCAGCTCCCTGGAGCACATGGCCTCTCCCGCTGGCTCTGTTCCCGGCGCGCTCACTGGCGGTCCGGGGGAGGGGCGTCCTCTCCAGGGGGGCATCTCACATCAGTCTGAGCCGTCGCCGTGGCCACGGCCCGGCTCGCTTCCCGGTCCTGGGGGATGGAGGCCATAG
- a CDS encoding APC family permease: protein MSESQMQTSSELSPQSEAQIYTLRKNSLGLFDAIAQSVALLSLEMGIALSSSFAAASAGVAVPLAYVVAGLASLCLAYVIIRFTRRFASAGGLYTYIAQGLGPQAGFIGGWMYGGAFAAGASFTLAISSIFLDQLLEHLGLTLHWFVIFCILLVLLFILAFFDVRLSTRTQLLLSFIGLLSVLALAVIILARGGASGISFTPLSPAGLAGGWSSLFFAAIFSFTSFIGFEAAAVLGEETQRPRQAIPWAILTAVLVAILYYVLVSFAMANGYGVAHIDQWARDEAPLDTLATRYAGAFLATLIDLMVAIGAFSATLAGVVLASRMMFAVGRDGGLPAVFAVTHPRYKTPWVAILVVLALTLVLGAALGTQLGPFLFFGFMATTASLGILLAYILVALSGIVASIRARMRGEGAPLALAFDILLPLIAIIICAFTIYSSIVPVPQFPLNLAPYIAAAWLVIGLGLLVALQLRRPQQVQRFGKILGEHVSE, encoded by the coding sequence ATGAGTGAAAGCCAGATGCAGACCTCATCGGAGCTGTCTCCTCAAAGCGAGGCGCAGATCTATACCTTACGCAAGAACAGCCTGGGTCTCTTCGATGCCATTGCCCAGTCGGTGGCTCTGCTCTCGCTGGAGATGGGCATTGCTCTCTCCAGCTCCTTTGCCGCCGCTTCGGCGGGGGTAGCCGTGCCGCTGGCCTATGTTGTCGCTGGTCTTGCCAGTCTCTGTCTGGCCTACGTCATCATTCGTTTTACCAGGCGCTTTGCCAGTGCTGGGGGTCTCTATACCTATATTGCTCAAGGGCTTGGGCCGCAGGCTGGCTTTATTGGCGGCTGGATGTATGGCGGGGCTTTTGCTGCCGGGGCTTCCTTCACACTTGCTATTTCCAGTATCTTTCTTGATCAGTTGTTGGAACATCTGGGGCTGACGCTTCACTGGTTCGTCATTTTCTGTATCTTACTGGTGCTCCTCTTTATCCTGGCCTTCTTTGATGTCCGGCTCTCGACGCGAACGCAGCTACTGCTCTCCTTTATCGGTCTACTCTCGGTCCTCGCCCTGGCTGTGATTATCCTGGCCCGTGGTGGAGCGAGCGGCATTAGCTTCACCCCCTTGTCGCCGGCTGGACTGGCGGGTGGCTGGTCCTCGCTCTTCTTCGCCGCCATCTTCAGCTTCACCTCGTTTATTGGCTTCGAGGCGGCGGCGGTGCTTGGAGAAGAGACACAGCGTCCGCGTCAGGCTATTCCCTGGGCCATTCTGACAGCGGTGCTGGTGGCCATTCTCTACTATGTCCTGGTCTCCTTTGCGATGGCCAACGGCTATGGAGTGGCGCACATCGATCAATGGGCCAGGGACGAAGCGCCTCTGGACACGCTGGCAACGCGCTACGCAGGGGCCTTCCTGGCGACCCTCATTGACCTCATGGTTGCCATTGGGGCCTTTAGCGCCACGCTGGCGGGGGTTGTTCTGGCTTCGCGCATGATGTTCGCCGTCGGGCGCGATGGTGGCTTACCGGCAGTCTTTGCCGTGACCCACCCTCGCTACAAGACCCCCTGGGTGGCGATTCTGGTAGTGCTGGCTCTGACGCTGGTACTGGGGGCTGCACTGGGGACGCAGCTGGGACCGTTCCTCTTCTTCGGCTTCATGGCGACGACGGCCTCGCTTGGGATTCTGCTGGCCTACATTCTGGTAGCCCTGTCGGGGATCGTGGCCTCTATCCGGGCCCGCATGCGCGGTGAGGGTGCTCCCCTGGCTCTGGCCTTTGATATCCTGCTGCCCTTGATTGCGATCATCATCTGCGCCTTTACTATCTATAGCTCGATTGTACCGGTGCCGCAGTTTCCGCTCAACCTGGCCCCCTATATTGCGGCGGCCTGGCTGGTCATTGGCCTGGGACTGCTGGTCGCTCTCCAGCTACGCCGCCCGCAGCAGGTGCAGCGCTTCGGGAAAATCCTGGGAGAGCACGTCAGCGAGTAG